TACAGTTGTCACTCTCTACCAGATGTGCAATCTGAGATAATGAAAAGTCATGTAGTCCAATTGACAATACAATAATAGCCCCAGATTCATTTTGAGATTGGATTAACGAAATTGCCTTTAAAATATCCAATTGTGTAGAAACACCAATATATTTGTTATCTTGATCCAAAATAGGGACTAAGGAACTATTATATACGGTTGTCATTACCAATGCATCGTAGGGATGCTGATTAAATCTGAGCTGTATCGGTGCTGTGTTAATTTTAATGGAGGAGATCGGAGCTTCGTCATTGTCGGCATCCAATAAAATAGACTCGTTGACGAATCCAATATATTCATCCCCATTTAAAACAACCAATTCTTTACAAAGCATGTCTTGTAGTTTTTCTAATGCCTGCTGTATTGAATCAGCTTTTTGAATGCTGAAATCTGCGTTTGAAAGAAATTGTCCTATTAACATATCCAAACTTAATAAAAAAAATGATGTGAAAGGGAAATTTTTGTAGATCAGAATCTTTAAGAGGGTGGGAACTTTTTTGTGTTTGGTGGATAAATTAAAAGTAAGTAATCACATTATTGCAAATAAGTACAATTTTAATGTTTAAAATTGTACTTTTATTAGCATTCTGTTAGTATTTTTGTCCGCTATTTGAGATATGCTTAAATGGGAGGCAACTAGTTTTTTTAGTCAGAAAAATAAGATTGATGGTTACGAGTGAGAATGAAAAATTTATTGATATACGCGAGGTTATTCACAAAAAAAATGCGGGACTAGCAAAGTGGATTCCGTCCTTCCTGTTAAACTATCTTAAAAGAACCATCCATGAGGATGAGATCAATGATATTATGACACGTTTTGCTGATTTGCAGGGCCTGGATTTTGTTGATGCGTTAATCAATGATTTGGGCGTGACTGTGAATTTATATGGCGCAGAAAATATTCCTGAGTCTGATTCTGTAATTTTTGCATCCAATCATCCTTTGGGAGGTTTAGATGGTATAGCGTTTATGCATGCGATAGGAAAGCATCGTCGGGATGTGAAATTTTTGGTTAATGATATCTTATTAAATATAGGTAATTTGAGACCTTTATTTGTAGGTGTAAATAAACTAGGTGGTCAGGGGAAACAGGCTATATCGGCAATTGAGGAAGCGTACGGGGCGGATGATGCCTTACTTGTATTTCCGGCGGGTTTGGTCTCCAGAAAGCAAAAAGATGGGCGTATTGAAGACCTGGAATGGAAAAAAAGTTTTATTAGCAAAGCGAAAAAATATAAAAAAGATATCATTCCGGTACTTATTGACGGCAAAAACTCTAAGTTTTTTTATAATTTTGCAAGGCTTAGACAAAAAATAGGTCTTAAGGTAAACATTGAAATGTTATATTTACCCGATGAAATGTTTGCCCAGCGCGGGCACACCGTTAACATTATAGTAGGAAAGAGAATCCCTTATACAGCGTTTGATCAATCAAAAAACGAAAAGACTTGGGCTGAAGAAGTGAAAAGAAGGGTTTATGGATTAGCTCAAGAAAAATAGAATTTATGCAAGAAATTATACCTCCAGTTGATAGAGAACTATTGAAAGCCGAATTGAACAAGGACGTTTTCTTACGCTATACCAACAATGGAAATAACGAGATATACTTAATCAACTATCACAACTCGCCCAATGCTATGCGCGAAATTGGACGGTTACGAGAGTTGACATTCCGTGGAGCAGGAGGAGGTACAGGGCTTTCAATTGATATTGATGAAAATGATACATGTGATGATTGTTATGATCAATTGATCGCATGGAATCCTGAAGATGAGGAAGTCGTTGCAGGTTATCGTGTGATTAAATGTACAGAAGCCGGAGAAACAAATGGTATTCCTAATTTATCTACAGCTCATTATTTTCAGTTCTCGGATCAGTTTACAAAAGATTATTTGCCGTATACCATTGAACTCGGGCGGTCTTTTGTTCAACCTAGATACCAACCCGCAATTGACAATAGAAAGGGTATCTTTTCCTTAGACAACTTATGGGATGGTTTGGGCGCTTTGGTGATGCTTAATCCAGAAATTAAGTACCTTTTTGGGAAAGTGACGATGTATCCACATTATAATAAGGATGCACGGGATATGTTGCTTTACTTCATGGATTATTATTTTCCTGATCAGGATAAATTGGTTACTCCATTACCTGATTTGGAAATCAAAAATGACTACGATCGTTTTATTGGTGTTTTTGATGGATTAGATTATAAAGAGGGATACAAAATATTAAACAGTCATGTAAGAGCATTGGGGGAAAATATTCCACCATTAATAAATACATATATGAACCTGTCCCCAACGATGAAGTCTTTTGGTACAGCTCGAAATGATGAGTTCGGCACTGTTGAGGAAAAAGGTATTCTGATTGTTATTGAAGATGTTTATCCTGTTAAAAAAGAAAGGCATATGAATACTTTTGAGCGGGATCGTGAATATGGTCATCGAAAGCCAAAACGAGTATAAAATAATAAAGGGATTCAATATTGAATCCCTTTATTATTTTATTAAAGTATAGAGTACAAATGCTAAGATCGCCCCAATAATTGGTCCAATAATAGGGATCCAGGCGTATGACCAGTCGGAACTTCCTTTTCCTTTAATTGGCCAGAGTGCATGAAATAATCGTGGACCAAGATCCCTGGCGGGATTAATCGCATAGCCTGTTGTGCCTCCCAGTGACAAGCCAATAGCCCACACTAAAAAAGCAACAGGTATAGCGCCTAGAGATCCCATCCCGATGGGTTCA
The window above is part of the Sphingobacterium sp. ML3W genome. Proteins encoded here:
- a CDS encoding CBS domain-containing protein — encoded protein: MLIGQFLSNADFSIQKADSIQQALEKLQDMLCKELVVLNGDEYIGFVNESILLDADNDEAPISSIKINTAPIQLRFNQHPYDALVMTTVYNSSLVPILDQDNKYIGVSTQLDILKAISLIQSQNESGAIIVLSIGLHDFSLSQIAHLVESDNCRILNCATKINLESESIEVTLKVDKSNINALLNSFLRHNYIIMETHNTVAAFDDTAERYQQLMNYLNI
- a CDS encoding 1-acyl-sn-glycerol-3-phosphate acyltransferase, which codes for MVTSENEKFIDIREVIHKKNAGLAKWIPSFLLNYLKRTIHEDEINDIMTRFADLQGLDFVDALINDLGVTVNLYGAENIPESDSVIFASNHPLGGLDGIAFMHAIGKHRRDVKFLVNDILLNIGNLRPLFVGVNKLGGQGKQAISAIEEAYGADDALLVFPAGLVSRKQKDGRIEDLEWKKSFISKAKKYKKDIIPVLIDGKNSKFFYNFARLRQKIGLKVNIEMLYLPDEMFAQRGHTVNIIVGKRIPYTAFDQSKNEKTWAEEVKRRVYGLAQEK
- a CDS encoding GNAT family N-acetyltransferase, whose protein sequence is MQEIIPPVDRELLKAELNKDVFLRYTNNGNNEIYLINYHNSPNAMREIGRLRELTFRGAGGGTGLSIDIDENDTCDDCYDQLIAWNPEDEEVVAGYRVIKCTEAGETNGIPNLSTAHYFQFSDQFTKDYLPYTIELGRSFVQPRYQPAIDNRKGIFSLDNLWDGLGALVMLNPEIKYLFGKVTMYPHYNKDARDMLLYFMDYYFPDQDKLVTPLPDLEIKNDYDRFIGVFDGLDYKEGYKILNSHVRALGENIPPLINTYMNLSPTMKSFGTARNDEFGTVEEKGILIVIEDVYPVKKERHMNTFERDREYGHRKPKRV